A stretch of the Sulfurospirillum sp. UCH001 genome encodes the following:
- the rseP gene encoding RIP metalloprotease RseP, with protein MGTLTSILVLSFLIFFHELGHFLAARFFGVHVEVFSIGFGKKVFSKVVGNTQYCLSLIPLGGYVQMKGQDDMDPTKVSYDQDSYNTKAPWKRIIILFAGPFANFLLAFLLFIAVGSMGVNKYAPIIGKISENSPAFEAGIQENDRIVMINGVLIEAWEDVSTHIQESVGKLELKIERAGSVQTLIITPKINEYQNMFGEIKQKKMIGIAPSGKMIEVSYSADKVIGFAYDQTIKATTLILTSLQKLVEGVVSPKELGGIISIVQVTSEASEAGIVALFALTALISVNLGVLNLLPIPALDGGHIMFNAYELITKKAPSERVLTSMTTAGWLLLLSLMALSIFNDIYRLTNGN; from the coding sequence ATGGGAACACTTACCTCCATTTTGGTTCTCTCTTTTTTAATCTTTTTCCACGAGCTTGGCCATTTTCTTGCAGCTCGTTTTTTTGGCGTTCATGTCGAAGTATTTAGCATTGGTTTTGGGAAGAAAGTCTTCTCAAAAGTGGTTGGTAATACACAGTATTGTTTAAGCCTTATTCCTCTTGGCGGCTATGTGCAGATGAAAGGTCAAGACGATATGGATCCAACCAAAGTAAGCTATGATCAAGACAGTTATAACACAAAAGCCCCTTGGAAACGTATTATCATACTTTTTGCTGGTCCTTTTGCAAACTTTTTACTCGCCTTTTTACTTTTCATTGCTGTTGGAAGCATGGGTGTGAATAAATACGCTCCTATCATCGGTAAAATCAGTGAAAACTCCCCTGCTTTTGAAGCAGGAATTCAAGAGAATGACCGCATAGTCATGATTAATGGCGTACTTATTGAAGCATGGGAAGATGTAAGTACACATATACAAGAAAGTGTGGGAAAACTTGAACTTAAAATTGAACGTGCTGGAAGTGTCCAAACACTTATCATTACACCTAAAATTAATGAATACCAAAATATGTTTGGTGAAATCAAACAGAAAAAAATGATTGGTATAGCTCCAAGTGGTAAAATGATTGAAGTAAGCTATAGCGCAGATAAAGTTATAGGCTTTGCATACGATCAAACTATCAAAGCTACGACATTGATTTTAACAAGTCTTCAAAAATTGGTTGAAGGCGTTGTCTCACCTAAAGAACTAGGTGGCATTATCTCTATCGTTCAAGTAACATCAGAAGCAAGTGAAGCGGGTATTGTGGCACTTTTTGCTCTTACTGCACTTATTTCTGTTAACTTGGGAGTTTTAAATTTACTTCCTATTCCTGCCCTTGATGGCGGGCATATTATGTTTAATGCGTATGAACTTATTACCAAAAAAGCGCCAAGTGAGCGTGTATTAACAAGTATGACAACAGCTGGCTGGCTCCTACTCCTTAGTCTTATGGCTTTAAGTATTTTCAATGACATTTATAGGTTAACCAATGGAAACTAA
- the pgsA gene encoding CDP-diacylglycerol--glycerol-3-phosphate 3-phosphatidyltransferase — MMNLPNLLASLRIGLAPLMFVFLVNRDLTIFEGIHVSWLDYFAALIFVIASATDFFDGYIARNWDQKTQLGAILDPLADKMLTLAAFLGLMMIDRANAWAIFLILTREFFITGLRVAAIGEGKDIAASMAGKVKTVLQMIAIGFLMMNWPFANLLLWLAVALTLYSGYEYIIGYTKKGTN, encoded by the coding sequence ATGATGAACCTACCTAATCTTTTAGCCTCTTTACGCATAGGTCTAGCACCACTCATGTTTGTCTTTTTAGTCAACCGTGATTTAACAATTTTTGAAGGCATCCATGTCAGTTGGTTAGACTATTTTGCTGCGCTTATTTTTGTCATTGCCAGTGCGACTGATTTTTTTGATGGTTATATTGCACGCAATTGGGATCAAAAAACACAACTGGGTGCTATTCTTGACCCCTTAGCAGATAAGATGCTCACACTTGCTGCATTCTTAGGGCTTATGATGATTGATCGTGCAAATGCTTGGGCAATTTTTCTCATTCTTACACGTGAATTTTTCATCACTGGACTTCGTGTGGCAGCTATAGGTGAAGGAAAAGATATCGCTGCTAGTATGGCAGGTAAAGTAAAAACTGTTCTTCAAATGATTGCTATTGGCTTTTTAATGATGAACTGGCCTTTTGCAAATCTTCTATTGTGGTTAGCTGTTGCCCTTACACTTTACTCTGGTTATGAATACATTATCGGCTATACCAAAAAAGGGACCAATTAA